A genomic stretch from Rubripirellula reticaptiva includes:
- a CDS encoding efflux RND transporter periplasmic adaptor subunit — protein MRPTFLALLAATITISTANGQSPGEQRSEIHAENCFVQYINKVDVPATAEGLLTSLDFEEGDEFSKGDIIAVIEDKPALLAIELKKADEKEAMLTAASDVNLRDAKESAKVAAAEAKSFEALHKDRVIPYWDMEKKRLEAGRQELRIEMAETEQKVAQVKMIAARSALEMAEFELTQRSIRAPYTGFVESRIAQLGQWVQPGSPMATLIQMDKLRVEGDIDALGDSTRVVKGAPVEVLIYNHANDGTRIQGVLGFVSMEIDFNKRYRVWVEIENEKIGNEWKFKPGMRADIVIK, from the coding sequence ATGCGTCCCACTTTTCTCGCTCTCCTCGCCGCTACAATCACAATCTCAACGGCTAACGGGCAATCCCCCGGCGAGCAACGATCCGAGATCCATGCTGAAAACTGCTTTGTCCAGTACATCAACAAAGTTGATGTGCCAGCGACTGCAGAGGGCCTGCTAACGAGCCTAGATTTTGAAGAGGGCGATGAATTCAGCAAAGGTGACATCATCGCGGTCATCGAAGACAAACCAGCGCTGCTGGCCATCGAGCTAAAGAAAGCCGACGAAAAAGAAGCGATGCTAACGGCCGCCAGCGACGTCAATCTCCGCGACGCCAAAGAATCCGCCAAAGTCGCTGCCGCCGAGGCAAAATCTTTTGAAGCCTTGCACAAGGATCGAGTGATTCCGTACTGGGACATGGAAAAGAAACGACTCGAAGCCGGCCGCCAAGAGCTGCGAATCGAGATGGCCGAGACCGAACAAAAAGTCGCTCAGGTCAAAATGATCGCTGCTCGCAGCGCCCTTGAAATGGCCGAGTTTGAATTGACACAGCGATCGATCCGAGCTCCTTATACCGGCTTCGTCGAATCAAGGATCGCCCAATTGGGCCAATGGGTCCAACCGGGATCGCCAATGGCAACGCTGATTCAAATGGACAAACTTCGCGTCGAAGGTGACATCGATGCGCTTGGAGACTCGACACGCGTGGTCAAAGGCGCCCCCGTCGAAGTCCTGATCTACAACCATGCCAACGATGGCACTCGCATCCAGGGCGTCTTGGGATTTGTCAGCATGGAAATCGACTTCAACAAACGTTACCGCGTTTGGGTTGAAATCGAAAACGAAAAGATCGGGAACGAATGGAAATTCAAACCCGGCATGCGAGCCGACATCGTCATCAAATAG
- a CDS encoding heavy-metal-associated domain-containing protein, protein MRGIAYIIAVIAAVGIMIGIGSLPVDSTPANDGLGSAEAAVVTQVAAMAESGTLTLSVPEMMCPFSCYPRVKKTLEGTALVTSVELAPQKVEGEIDNRQVIVNYDAGFKLDDALEMLKEEGFNKNEMVQ, encoded by the coding sequence ATGCGTGGAATTGCTTACATCATTGCCGTGATCGCTGCGGTGGGAATCATGATTGGCATCGGCAGTCTTCCGGTCGACAGTACCCCGGCCAACGATGGGCTTGGATCCGCCGAAGCTGCCGTGGTGACCCAAGTTGCCGCGATGGCTGAATCTGGCACGTTGACGTTAAGCGTGCCCGAAATGATGTGCCCCTTCTCGTGTTACCCCCGAGTCAAAAAGACTCTTGAAGGCACTGCTTTGGTCACGAGTGTTGAATTGGCACCACAGAAAGTCGAAGGCGAGATTGACAATCGCCAAGTCATCGTGAACTACGATGCAGGATTCAAGCTGGACGACGCGTTGGAAATGTTGAAAGAAGAAGGCTTTAACAAAAACGAAATGGTCCAGTGA
- a CDS encoding site-2 protease family protein: MSTLAESLVSSSSRPLTVRKRPDLSANRQRYQGTGYWVVKEPVGLQYFRFHDEEYYILNMLDGHVSLQQIKEGFERRFAPQKITFGDLQQFIGMLHRSGLVISNSPGQGKSLRERGRKKKNKEVMGKFANVFALRYRGFDPERLLNWMLKPFGWIFTVPALIFFLMLIASSALLLASQYETVYAKLPTFQQFFAADRWLILAATMGIVKVLHEFGHGLSCKKFGGECHEIGFMLLVFTPCLYCNVSDSWMLPNKWKRVWIGAAGIYVEMILASIAAYVWLFTESGTTINDLCLNMMFLNVVSTVLVNGNPLLRFDGYYILMDALEIPNLRQKSTEVLKRWFQKTCLGLELQDDPFLPTRGKLLFGMFTIASVIYRWVVVFSICWFVIKVLEPYGLQAIGRMVAVVGFIGLVAQPFIQTWKFCRTPGRLAKVKRARLLPTIAIVAAIIAGVCYIPLPHHIDCAFEVRPSQAGAVYAGVPGRIEWTIQPTTVVKVGDPIAKLKNPDLEIRLAELKGEEEISIVKLANISARSREDAVLKAQEKTQTELLESIQQLKAKTQEEIDRLTVRAKREGYVIPPPLRQPQKGQDGRLPGWVGSPLESNNLGALLTADDVICEIGTPDAHEAVLIIDQGDVQMVREGQSVDLKLDAMRLETFSGVITEKSNEPIASTSVSMSSQTGGDLQTEIDPATGQVKPRSVSYQARVPLELDGSVMRPGYRGSAKIHVDPMSLGNRLWRVIAQTFNFEL; the protein is encoded by the coding sequence TTGTCCACACTCGCCGAATCTCTCGTCAGCAGTTCATCACGACCGCTGACGGTCCGAAAACGCCCAGACCTGTCGGCTAATCGCCAACGGTACCAGGGCACCGGCTACTGGGTCGTCAAAGAACCGGTGGGGCTGCAGTACTTTCGTTTTCACGACGAAGAGTATTACATCCTGAACATGTTGGACGGGCATGTTTCGCTGCAGCAGATCAAAGAGGGTTTTGAACGTCGTTTCGCGCCACAGAAAATCACCTTCGGCGACTTACAACAATTCATCGGCATGCTGCACCGCAGCGGTTTGGTGATCAGTAATTCACCTGGGCAAGGCAAATCACTGCGCGAACGCGGCCGCAAAAAGAAGAACAAAGAAGTGATGGGCAAGTTTGCCAACGTCTTTGCACTTCGGTACCGAGGCTTTGACCCCGAGCGCCTGCTCAACTGGATGCTAAAACCATTCGGATGGATTTTCACCGTTCCGGCGTTGATCTTCTTCCTGATGCTGATCGCTTCATCGGCACTGTTGCTGGCCAGCCAGTACGAAACGGTCTACGCGAAGCTACCAACTTTTCAACAGTTCTTTGCCGCCGATCGTTGGCTAATTTTGGCAGCGACGATGGGAATCGTCAAAGTCCTGCACGAATTTGGGCACGGTCTTAGTTGCAAGAAATTTGGCGGCGAGTGCCACGAAATCGGCTTCATGCTGCTGGTGTTTACACCATGCCTGTATTGCAATGTTTCCGATTCATGGATGCTGCCTAACAAATGGAAACGAGTTTGGATTGGTGCCGCGGGTATCTATGTCGAAATGATCTTGGCGTCGATCGCCGCCTACGTTTGGTTATTTACAGAATCGGGCACGACGATCAACGACCTGTGCTTGAACATGATGTTCTTGAACGTTGTTAGCACGGTGCTCGTCAACGGTAATCCGCTGTTGCGATTCGACGGTTACTACATCCTGATGGATGCGTTGGAAATCCCCAACCTTCGTCAAAAAAGTACCGAAGTGCTGAAGCGTTGGTTCCAAAAAACTTGCTTGGGTTTGGAACTTCAAGACGATCCATTCTTGCCGACTCGTGGCAAGCTGTTGTTCGGAATGTTCACGATCGCCAGCGTGATCTATCGCTGGGTTGTAGTGTTTTCGATTTGTTGGTTCGTGATCAAAGTGCTTGAGCCGTATGGCCTGCAAGCGATTGGGCGAATGGTCGCCGTGGTCGGTTTTATCGGCTTGGTCGCCCAACCGTTCATTCAAACTTGGAAGTTCTGCCGCACTCCTGGGAGATTAGCGAAAGTGAAACGTGCCCGTCTGTTGCCAACCATTGCGATTGTCGCTGCAATCATCGCGGGCGTTTGCTACATCCCGCTGCCTCACCATATCGATTGTGCGTTTGAGGTTCGCCCAAGCCAAGCAGGTGCCGTCTACGCCGGTGTCCCAGGCCGAATCGAATGGACAATCCAGCCGACCACCGTTGTGAAGGTTGGCGACCCGATTGCCAAATTAAAGAACCCGGACCTTGAAATTCGCTTGGCCGAACTGAAAGGCGAAGAAGAAATTTCGATCGTCAAACTCGCAAACATCTCGGCTCGCAGTCGTGAAGACGCAGTCTTGAAGGCACAAGAGAAAACCCAAACCGAGCTACTGGAATCGATCCAGCAATTGAAGGCCAAAACGCAAGAAGAAATCGATCGATTAACGGTGCGAGCGAAACGTGAAGGCTATGTGATTCCGCCACCACTGCGGCAACCACAAAAAGGCCAAGACGGACGACTACCTGGCTGGGTTGGTTCACCACTGGAATCAAACAACCTTGGGGCGCTGTTGACAGCCGATGATGTAATTTGCGAAATCGGCACTCCCGACGCCCACGAAGCGGTGCTGATCATTGACCAAGGCGATGTACAAATGGTACGCGAGGGTCAGTCAGTCGACTTGAAATTGGACGCGATGCGATTGGAAACATTCAGCGGAGTGATTACTGAAAAATCAAACGAACCGATCGCCTCAACCTCCGTTTCCATGTCCAGCCAAACAGGCGGCGACTTGCAAACTGAAATTGACCCTGCAACCGGACAGGTCAAACCAAGAAGTGTTTCCTACCAAGCGCGAGTTCCGTTGGAACTTGATGGGTCGGTGATGCGTCCGGGTTACCGAGGTTCGGCAAAGATCCATGTCGATCCGATGTCGCTCGGCAACCGACTGTGGCGAGTGATCGCGCAAACCTTCAACTTCGAACTTTAG
- a CDS encoding tellurite resistance TerB family protein: MDAMDILGALLGNKAGSGGASGAVLKDILGGEKRPAPSEPSRPHPKAYSPRTIDDAAKSLEDLLGVSHGHHQQQRQAPQSKARTPQAQPAPEPQSSATPSWTTAETEAMNEQSKILVRAMVNAAKSDGQITREEQDKILKQLDHVSQEEIAFLRAAFAENVDVKDFTWSVPLGLEEQVYTVSLISIDLDEQKEANYLADLAHGLRLDPARCNQIHQSFGAPVIFKA, from the coding sequence ATGGACGCAATGGATATTCTTGGTGCTCTGCTGGGGAACAAGGCGGGATCGGGCGGAGCCAGTGGTGCAGTCTTGAAGGACATTTTGGGCGGGGAAAAACGTCCGGCTCCGAGTGAACCATCACGCCCCCATCCCAAAGCCTACTCACCAAGAACCATTGACGATGCGGCAAAGAGTTTGGAAGACCTGCTTGGTGTCAGTCACGGCCATCACCAACAGCAACGCCAAGCTCCGCAATCGAAGGCTCGCACTCCTCAGGCTCAGCCCGCGCCTGAGCCACAGTCATCCGCGACGCCGTCCTGGACGACGGCCGAGACCGAAGCGATGAACGAGCAATCGAAGATTCTCGTGCGTGCGATGGTCAATGCAGCAAAATCGGATGGTCAGATTACTCGAGAAGAACAGGACAAGATCCTGAAGCAACTGGATCACGTTTCGCAGGAAGAAATCGCTTTCCTGCGCGCCGCGTTTGCGGAAAATGTTGACGTCAAAGACTTCACTTGGTCGGTCCCACTGGGATTGGAAGAACAGGTCTATACGGTCTCGCTGATCTCAATTGATTTGGACGAGCAAAAGGAAGCCAACTATTTGGCCGACCTCGCTCATGGTCTACGACTTGACCCTGCCCGTTGCAACCAAATTCACCAGAGCTTCGGCGCGCCGGTGATTTTCAAGGCCTAA
- a CDS encoding sirohydrochlorin chelatase, whose product MSEFRSTGVLLIGHGTREAKGTEQFFQLGRRLENRLRPVPVEVSLLEFQKPTIAEAWDALMARKVNHVHVAPLLLFAAGHAKQDIPSAIAECQSRWPGVTTDQARPLSRHPSIVKLVTDRLQRALRQVAEPPKRTAVVMVGRGSHDPCAAADMRVMTEVIRRRVNVAHVATAFYAMALPRVPDLIDKVAITGGFDAIVVHPHLLFEGRLYQAISRQIAEAKLRHPAIQFYLSDYLGPEIEVCEAIAARCDCTATDASLSGHIND is encoded by the coding sequence GTGAGTGAGTTCCGCAGCACCGGTGTCCTGTTGATCGGACACGGAACCCGCGAAGCCAAAGGGACCGAGCAGTTCTTTCAACTTGGGCGTCGGTTGGAAAATCGTTTGCGACCGGTTCCCGTCGAAGTGTCGTTGCTTGAGTTTCAAAAGCCAACCATTGCCGAAGCTTGGGACGCATTGATGGCACGGAAAGTAAATCATGTTCACGTGGCTCCGTTGTTGTTGTTCGCAGCCGGTCACGCCAAGCAAGATATTCCATCGGCGATCGCCGAGTGCCAGTCGCGCTGGCCGGGCGTCACAACCGATCAAGCCAGGCCGTTGTCGCGGCATCCGTCGATTGTGAAGTTAGTCACTGACCGGCTACAGCGTGCCTTGCGGCAAGTCGCCGAGCCACCAAAGCGAACCGCCGTTGTGATGGTCGGTCGTGGCAGTCACGACCCATGCGCGGCCGCCGACATGCGAGTGATGACGGAAGTGATTCGTCGCCGTGTCAATGTGGCGCACGTTGCTACTGCGTTTTATGCGATGGCTTTGCCCCGGGTTCCTGATTTGATCGACAAGGTGGCAATCACAGGTGGCTTTGACGCGATCGTCGTTCATCCACACTTGTTGTTCGAAGGACGTCTGTACCAGGCGATCAGTCGTCAAATTGCCGAAGCTAAATTACGACACCCGGCCATCCAATTTTACTTGTCCGATTATCTTGGACCTGAAATCGAAGTCTGCGAAGCGATCGCCGCAAGGTGTGACTGTACTGCGACCGACGCTAGCCTATCTGGCCACATCAATGACTGA
- a CDS encoding IRE (iron responsive element) — translation MNRTTTLRRKLIYLVILVAMLIPLYLLGQPAGGKGDFGGELSEMRIKYNIAESDLGEISPASETMKLASLGLRGVAATLLWNKAHEYRVKHEWDRLKATLNNIALLQPHFDKVWEHQAHNLAYNVSSEFDDYRQRYEMVREGTEFLTRGVRQNRNAPRLIWYTGWFYGSKMGMSDEKVQFRRLFSDDEVLHEELLTENIAVDSPEARGPLGKPDNWLVGRLWLNRGYEMVDAGVKIRRQTPINFYETGPKWRFQHAEAIEKEGILDERAQNAWEMAAEDWSSFGNRSIPTTSPFTIKLDQLDVLERQKEEKIEQLRELVKEEFDAETKRLYDALPEVLKETYNKPREEMTHNDKEMYVSIKGGLVPNLPALARAADPAVRLRAIEIVGELDDLEERLIKTRGYRTQINYPYWKSLAQAEQEERTVRARRLIYEAEKANEDAELDKAIALYEESFAVWAEIFDDYPLLTVDDTAQDLFESLKRYSIAIDSEEMPEDFPLRTFVELMGEYGQIDSHMYTEIQAQAEEAMLARKKELAEEERLLEEAAKAEEEKARMEKAESEKAAKAKEKEAADKAAKEKVEKEKADAEPKADDSDKPEAESPNSENDSGEEASDAEGSDE, via the coding sequence ATGAATCGTACGACTACTCTTCGTCGAAAACTCATCTACTTGGTCATTCTTGTTGCCATGTTGATCCCGCTGTATTTGCTGGGACAACCTGCTGGCGGCAAGGGCGACTTTGGTGGCGAGCTTTCTGAAATGCGGATCAAGTACAACATCGCTGAAAGCGATCTGGGCGAGATCAGTCCGGCCAGTGAAACGATGAAGCTTGCTTCGCTCGGCTTGCGAGGCGTTGCGGCAACCTTGTTGTGGAACAAGGCGCACGAATACCGTGTCAAGCACGAATGGGATCGCTTGAAAGCGACCTTAAACAACATCGCTCTGTTGCAGCCTCACTTCGATAAAGTTTGGGAACACCAAGCTCACAACTTGGCCTACAACGTTTCGAGCGAGTTCGATGATTATCGTCAGCGATATGAAATGGTCCGCGAAGGTACCGAGTTCCTGACTCGTGGTGTTCGTCAAAATCGCAACGCTCCCCGTTTGATTTGGTACACCGGTTGGTTCTATGGATCAAAGATGGGAATGTCGGACGAGAAGGTTCAGTTTCGGCGTCTGTTTTCGGATGACGAAGTATTGCACGAGGAACTTCTGACGGAAAACATTGCCGTTGACAGCCCAGAGGCTCGCGGTCCGCTCGGCAAGCCTGATAATTGGTTGGTTGGTCGTTTGTGGCTAAACCGCGGTTACGAAATGGTCGATGCAGGAGTCAAAATTCGCCGTCAAACGCCGATCAACTTCTATGAAACAGGACCAAAATGGCGTTTCCAACACGCCGAAGCGATCGAGAAAGAAGGTATCTTGGACGAACGTGCCCAGAATGCGTGGGAAATGGCAGCGGAAGACTGGAGCTCGTTCGGAAACCGCAGCATCCCGACGACCTCGCCTTTCACGATCAAGTTGGATCAGCTCGACGTGCTCGAGCGACAAAAAGAAGAGAAGATCGAGCAGTTGCGCGAGCTAGTCAAGGAAGAATTCGACGCGGAAACAAAGCGGCTTTACGACGCTTTACCTGAGGTGTTGAAGGAGACCTACAACAAGCCTCGCGAAGAAATGACCCACAACGACAAAGAGATGTACGTCTCGATCAAGGGTGGCTTGGTTCCTAATTTGCCCGCACTCGCCCGTGCGGCTGATCCGGCGGTTCGTTTGCGAGCGATTGAAATCGTTGGTGAACTGGATGACTTGGAAGAACGGTTGATCAAGACTCGTGGTTACAGGACCCAGATCAACTATCCGTACTGGAAGTCGCTTGCGCAGGCCGAGCAAGAAGAACGTACGGTCAGAGCAAGACGTCTGATCTATGAGGCCGAAAAAGCCAACGAGGATGCAGAACTCGACAAGGCAATCGCGTTGTATGAAGAATCGTTTGCCGTTTGGGCAGAAATTTTCGACGACTATCCGTTGTTGACGGTCGATGATACGGCCCAAGACTTGTTCGAGTCGCTCAAGCGTTACTCGATTGCGATCGACAGCGAAGAGATGCCTGAAGACTTTCCGCTGCGGACGTTTGTTGAGCTAATGGGCGAATACGGGCAGATCGATTCGCACATGTACACCGAGATCCAAGCCCAAGCGGAAGAGGCCATGCTGGCGCGGAAAAAGGAATTAGCGGAAGAGGAACGCTTGCTCGAAGAAGCTGCCAAGGCAGAAGAAGAGAAGGCGAGAATGGAGAAAGCTGAATCCGAAAAAGCTGCCAAAGCAAAAGAGAAGGAGGCGGCTGATAAAGCGGCAAAAGAAAAAGTTGAGAAAGAGAAGGCTGATGCCGAGCCTAAGGCTGACGATTCCGACAAGCCAGAAGCTGAATCGCCGAACAGCGAAAATGATTCGGGCGAAGAAGCTTCGGATGCAGAAGGCTCTGATGAGTAA
- a CDS encoding DUF3467 domain-containing protein, with protein MADAKAPEAEKPAAAPAAAAQTQTQQPVQVQVEDQGATACYANFCRVTGSPEELIVDFGLNPQPIGVPKDPIQVKQRIILNFFTAKRLLAALQMSVARHESVFGVLETDINKRVRPGLMQQQGGQAAPAEKKS; from the coding sequence ATGGCAGACGCCAAAGCCCCCGAAGCTGAAAAGCCAGCTGCAGCCCCAGCAGCAGCAGCTCAAACACAAACTCAGCAACCCGTTCAAGTTCAAGTCGAAGACCAAGGCGCGACCGCTTGTTACGCGAACTTCTGCCGCGTGACTGGTTCGCCCGAAGAACTGATCGTTGACTTTGGTCTTAACCCACAACCGATCGGCGTGCCAAAGGACCCCATTCAGGTCAAGCAACGCATCATCCTGAACTTCTTTACCGCCAAGCGATTGCTGGCCGCACTGCAAATGTCGGTCGCGCGTCACGAATCGGTATTCGGCGTTTTGGAAACGGACATCAACAAACGCGTTCGTCCAGGCCTGATGCAACAACAAGGCGGACAAGCTGCACCAGCCGAAAAGAAGAGCTAG
- the argH gene encoding argininosuccinate lyase, which produces MSTPPTPPESAPQQASPSRSGVFHAETDQRLEAYAESISFDRRLYRHDIRGSIAHADMLASVGLISSEEAALIQKTLREIEVELDSGRLPIRFELEDIHMHVEQALIDRIGDVGRKLHTARSRNDQVSTDIRMWVRDALDQIDARLKDLQIAFLGRCDADFDVVLPAYTHLQRAQPVLAPHYWLAYIEKFERDRDRLADCRRRMNQCPLGVAAVAGTTLPIDRDQTAAALDFAGVTANSLDTSSDRDFMLEAAFALSVIASHLSGWAEEWILWSTVEFNFIKMPHAFCTGSSIMPQKVNPDTLELTRGKSARVMGNLQTLMLLVKNLPMAYNRDLQEDKPPLFDSVDTVIAMLELAAPIVQGSVLQRESIASRLEKGYLDATTLMEWMIAKGMPQRRAHHLVGAIVGEAMQLDVPLSELSIESLQAHAPEIDKSIYDCLGSRNAVDAFVSYGSTAPAQVRSQIDRWKKLLA; this is translated from the coding sequence GTGAGCACGCCCCCCACCCCGCCAGAATCCGCCCCTCAGCAAGCCAGCCCGTCACGGAGCGGCGTTTTCCACGCCGAGACCGACCAACGGCTCGAAGCATATGCTGAAAGCATCAGTTTTGATCGTCGGCTGTACCGACATGACATTCGCGGCTCGATTGCCCACGCCGATATGTTGGCGTCGGTCGGACTGATTTCATCAGAGGAGGCCGCGCTGATCCAAAAAACTCTGCGAGAAATCGAGGTCGAACTGGACAGTGGGCGATTGCCGATTCGGTTCGAACTTGAAGACATCCACATGCACGTGGAGCAGGCGCTGATCGATCGGATCGGCGATGTGGGACGGAAACTGCACACCGCCCGCAGCCGAAATGACCAAGTCAGCACCGACATTCGGATGTGGGTCCGCGACGCACTAGACCAAATTGATGCACGTCTGAAAGATTTGCAGATCGCGTTTCTTGGTCGATGTGACGCTGACTTTGATGTTGTCTTGCCTGCCTACACGCACCTGCAGCGCGCTCAACCTGTGTTGGCACCGCATTACTGGTTGGCTTATATCGAAAAGTTCGAACGCGACCGCGACCGGCTTGCCGATTGCAGGCGGCGAATGAATCAGTGTCCGCTTGGTGTCGCAGCCGTTGCCGGAACGACGCTACCGATCGATCGCGACCAGACCGCCGCAGCACTAGACTTTGCGGGGGTGACGGCGAACAGTCTCGACACCAGCAGTGATCGCGACTTTATGCTGGAAGCGGCTTTCGCATTGTCGGTGATCGCATCCCACTTGTCCGGTTGGGCCGAAGAATGGATTCTGTGGAGCACGGTTGAGTTCAACTTCATCAAGATGCCGCACGCGTTCTGTACCGGGTCAAGCATCATGCCCCAAAAGGTCAATCCAGATACGTTGGAATTGACGCGTGGGAAGTCGGCTCGCGTGATGGGCAATCTGCAAACTTTGATGTTGTTGGTCAAGAATCTGCCGATGGCCTACAACCGTGACCTGCAAGAAGACAAGCCACCGTTGTTCGATAGCGTCGATACAGTGATCGCGATGTTGGAGTTGGCCGCACCGATTGTCCAGGGCAGCGTGTTGCAACGCGAATCCATTGCCAGCCGTTTGGAGAAAGGTTACCTCGACGCAACCACTTTGATGGAATGGATGATCGCCAAAGGAATGCCGCAGCGGCGGGCGCACCATTTGGTCGGCGCGATTGTCGGCGAAGCGATGCAGTTAGACGTGCCGCTTAGCGAGTTGTCCATTGAGTCGTTGCAGGCACACGCACCAGAGATCGACAAGAGTATCTATGACTGCTTGGGCAGCCGCAATGCCGTCGATGCTTTTGTTAGCTATGGCAGCACTGCACCGGCCCAGGTTCGGTCGCAAATTGACCGTTGGAAAAAGTTGTTGGCCTAG
- a CDS encoding ABC transporter permease, with protein MTLQPDDFWSFYEWLLRPNAFLESAALQGIVLLVLAIVLGLLIGYVVSAARYGPVEGFYAVARVIRDLIRFDLPGTSCRRIYALARLAFKEAIRRRVLFVVGLFLVVLLLAGWYLNPDSNDPARLYISFVLTATNYLVLALALFISAFSLPAEIKSKTIYSIVTKPVRPTEIVLGRMLGFIGVGTLVLIPMGLASYLFVSRGLRHTHEEVVDVEELSSGRLVGETDYVRNHKHSFTIDPDADGQGLTDNVRGHQHVVTRKDDGSFVIGPPTGALRARIPSYGDIQFYDRRGEAKDAGIDVGNEQLAGGYGSAGVSRLIGLSRGALKAEHGYVEGGTLGKAEYTFSNVTPARYGEGISVDLSVRAYRSYKGDIESGIRGSITMKHPTKEIETNPIAFVVDEYTVDEKVLPLEMEGTDNNETRVLSVFDDLVDENGQLKIVVRCLDRSQYLGMTRSGVYLRPAENPFWWNLVKAYMSIWLQMTMVIAFGVMFSTFLSGPVAMVATFVCVLLGFSAEQVYDTRHYIDEGISRGGGPVESLVRLLRQDAMTTELDVDSIAAGVIKTTDAGIVYTLDAIATALPNLPKMLGTAEYAASGFDIFGALLLRHAFATLGYVLLAFIVSYFFLKSREIAA; from the coding sequence ATGACGCTTCAGCCGGATGATTTTTGGTCGTTCTACGAATGGTTGCTACGGCCGAATGCCTTTTTAGAAAGTGCGGCGCTACAGGGCATCGTGCTATTGGTTCTGGCGATCGTGCTGGGGTTGCTGATCGGCTATGTCGTGTCCGCAGCTCGGTACGGACCAGTCGAAGGATTTTACGCGGTCGCGCGAGTGATTCGCGATTTGATCCGTTTTGACTTGCCGGGGACTTCATGCCGCCGCATCTACGCGCTGGCAAGATTGGCGTTCAAGGAAGCGATTCGTCGCCGCGTGTTGTTCGTCGTCGGGTTGTTCTTGGTCGTGTTGCTGCTAGCGGGTTGGTATTTGAACCCCGACAGTAACGATCCCGCCCGTTTGTACATTAGCTTTGTTTTGACGGCGACGAATTACCTGGTGCTCGCGCTCGCGTTGTTCATCAGTGCGTTCTCATTGCCCGCCGAAATTAAAAGCAAAACGATCTACTCGATCGTTACCAAACCTGTGCGTCCGACTGAAATCGTGCTCGGCCGCATGCTGGGTTTCATTGGCGTCGGTACGTTGGTTTTGATCCCAATGGGATTGGCGAGTTACCTGTTCGTGAGTCGCGGACTTCGGCACACTCACGAGGAAGTCGTTGATGTCGAAGAGCTAAGTAGTGGTCGCTTGGTCGGCGAAACCGATTACGTCCGCAACCACAAGCACAGCTTCACAATCGATCCCGATGCCGATGGGCAAGGGTTGACTGACAATGTGCGTGGTCACCAGCACGTGGTGACTCGCAAAGATGACGGGTCGTTCGTGATTGGACCGCCTACCGGGGCGCTGCGAGCACGAATTCCTTCGTATGGCGATATTCAGTTCTATGATCGTCGCGGCGAAGCTAAAGACGCTGGTATCGACGTCGGTAACGAGCAGTTGGCCGGTGGATACGGCAGTGCGGGTGTGTCTCGCTTGATCGGTTTGTCGCGTGGGGCACTGAAAGCCGAACACGGCTACGTCGAGGGTGGAACGCTGGGCAAGGCCGAGTACACGTTCTCGAACGTGACGCCAGCACGATACGGCGAAGGCATTTCCGTTGACTTGTCGGTGCGAGCTTATCGTTCTTACAAAGGTGACATTGAATCGGGCATCCGTGGTTCGATCACGATGAAGCACCCGACAAAAGAAATCGAAACCAACCCGATCGCATTCGTGGTCGACGAGTACACGGTGGACGAAAAAGTCCTGCCACTCGAAATGGAAGGCACGGACAACAACGAGACTCGTGTCTTGAGCGTGTTCGACGATTTAGTTGACGAAAACGGTCAACTGAAAATCGTCGTTCGCTGTCTCGACCGTAGCCAGTATTTGGGAATGACCCGCAGTGGTGTTTACTTGCGTCCGGCCGAGAACCCGTTCTGGTGGAATTTGGTCAAAGCGTACATGTCGATCTGGTTACAGATGACGATGGTGATCGCATTCGGCGTCATGTTCAGTACGTTCCTGAGTGGTCCTGTGGCGATGGTGGCGACGTTTGTTTGTGTCTTGTTGGGCTTTTCCGCCGAACAGGTTTACGACACGCGTCACTACATCGACGAGGGGATTTCGCGTGGTGGTGGGCCTGTTGAATCGTTGGTTCGGCTGCTTCGCCAAGATGCGATGACAACCGAATTGGACGTTGATTCGATCGCGGCTGGCGTGATCAAGACAACCGATGCTGGAATCGTCTACACGCTTGACGCGATCGCAACGGCGTTGCCGAACTTGCCCAAGATGCTCGGGACGGCGGAATACGCTGCGAGTGGATTTGATATTTTTGGTGCGTTGCTGCTGCGACACGCATTTGCCACCTTGGGCTATGTCCTACTGGCTTTCATTGTTAGTTACTTCTTCCTGAAATCGCGTGAGATCGCGGCATGA